Part of the Alteribacter lacisalsi genome, GAATAAAAAACAGCCATGTTCCCGAGGTGTTAAGGGACAGCTACATGGTCAGAATAAAACAGGAACCTGGAAACCGGACAACGCTTTTTCAGGCGTTTTTACAAGAGGAAGAGAACCTGCAAAGCAAAAGACAGTCGCGATGATGGAGGAAAGATGATGAGAAAACCGGCTATCCTGGTAGTTGATGATGATTCCCATATCCGAAGACTGATGAAGGTCTACCTTGAAAGCAGCGGTTATACAGTGACAGAGGCGGCGGATGGACAGCAAGCCCTTCGTCTTCTCGAACAGGAGCGCGTGGATCTTGCGGTTGTGGATGTGATGATGCCGTATGCAGACGGCTACGCTGTCACAGAGGAAATTCGCTCCTGGCTGGAGATTCCCGTCATTCTTGTGACCGCAAAAGGCGAGTCGAAAGATAAAATAAAAGGTTTTGAAGCCGGGACGGACGATTATCTCGTAAAACCGTTTGATCCCGTTGAACTTGTACTGCGAGTGAAGGCGCTGCTGAAACGATACAAATCAGAAACAAGCCGTATTATCCATGCCGGCAGCCTCCTCATAGATCTGGAGCAGTTCACGGCAACTGCTGATGGAAAAACAGCAGAGTTGAAGCGAAAGGAAAGTGAACTTCTCGGTATGCTTGCAGGTTCAGCCGGGAAAATTCTGACTCGTGCTCAATTAATAGAAAAGATCTGGGGTTATGACTATGAAGGAGATGAACGGACGGTGGACGTGCACGTGAAGCGGGTGAGAGAAAAACTTGCACGGATTGATGGTCCTAAAATTGAGACCGTCCGCGGACTCGGATACCGACTGGAGAAACCGGATGATTAAGAGCAGTCTCTACGGCCGGACAGTTTTGACGTTTATCGGGACGATCATGGTTAGTCTGATTGCCGCTTACGTGCTCACACCCTTTCTGACTCCCCAGGAAGTAGTTTTTGAAGAGGAAGTCGTTACGCTTGCTGAAACGGTCACTGATATCATCAGTTTAGCTGATGAAGAAGACATCACCGCGCTTCTTGCCGTGCTGGAGAACGTCGGCATAAATGGGGCGGTAATCTCTGGTGAAGAGCTTGACTACGGCACTAATCCGGGTCTGACGGCAGAAGAACAGGAACAGGCGGCAGAAGTCGCTATGTCCGGAACGGAAACGATGGTTCTGCCATTCGGAATAACGGATGTTTCCCGGACGGTGGTTGTCCCATTGGGGGAGGAAACAGCCGTTATCGTTCATGTTGATTATGAAGCAGAGGTTCGTCAGGGCCGCCGGACCACACTTTTTACGCTGCTGATTGTTCTAGTAACCGGAAGCACCCTGACACTTCTTGCTTCCAGGCAGATTGTATTTCCAATACGAAAACTCAGTCTGGCAGCCCGGAAAATGGCCGGAGGTGACTTTTCGATCCGCCTGAAGAGCCGGAGGAAAGATGAAATGGGCGAACTGATTGACAGTTTTAACGATATGGCAGCGGAAGTAGGGAAAATAGACACGATGCGGGAGGACTTTGTGAGCAATCTTTCTCACGAAATCCAGTCACCGCTCACATCGATCAAAGGCTTTACGAAAGCGGTACGCGACGAGGTGATCCCTAAAGAAGAGCAGACCGAGTATCTGGAGATTGTGTACCGGGAGGCGGATCGTCTTTCAAAGCTCAGTGAAAATCTGCTCCGTCTGGCTTCGCTTGATTCCGAGCATCATCCTCTTGAACAGAACACATTTCGACTCGATGAACAGCTCAGGCGGCTGACAGTAAATCTGGAACCTCTGTGGGCTGAAAGGAACATTCAAATAAATCTTGACCTGAACCGAATGCTGGTTACTGCGGATGAGGAACTGCTCGAGCATGTGTGGATTAATCTGATCACGAATGCAGTGAAATTTTCCAGTGAAGAAGGCCGGGTCGACATTGCCGGTGAACAGAAAGGAGCGGAGTTCATTATTCTGGTGAGGGACTTCGGTGAAGGAATCCCGGAACAGGATCTTCCTTATCTGTTTGACCGCTTTTATAAAGGGACCCGGTCGCCATCTGCACAAAAAGGAGGAAGCGGACTGGGGCTTGCAATAACGAAACGGATCGTTGACCTCCACGGGGGGACGATTCAAATCAGCAGCACGGTAAACGAAGGTACCGAAGTGGAAGTCAGGCTGTCTGCTCCATCTTTAACCTCTTGAAATAACAGGTAAAAACCATCATTATTGGTTGTTTTATCCTCCTTTTGTCCCTATAATCAATTCCTTACATGAAGTAACAGAAAACAGGGGTGCCGGCAGGTGACGGTGCCCCTGTTTTTTACTACTCACCTGCCATAATCACTCATAATCCCATTATTGAATACCATATTACCGTCACTACATTGGGCGGGAGAGTGAAACATGAGCGATTATTTTTTGCGGGCACATACAAGTAAAGGATACGTTTCCTTTGCAGAAGATACGGTGAAGAACTTCAAAGATACGATTGTGTTATCAGGGGGAAGTAAAAAGCTGCGGGAAGAGTTGTTAAACAGTCTGGTGAATAATGATGGGCAGGGGGCGGATGCAGATACGAGATACATTCATTTAGTGGATGGCCAAACTCTTGACGGAATCTCATTTGGAAGGGAGCTTCTGATCCTCGCAGAACATCCCCAGCACCGTTTGGAATTTAAAGATGCTCACTGGGTTAACCTGGATGACTGTATTCATTCCCAGGGAATACAATCCTCTCTGGAGGAGAGCTATAGTAAAATCAAGGAAACGGAAGCAAGCGTTCACCGCTTTTTTCAGGAAGGAAAAGCGATTCATGAAAAAAAAGAAGAACTGTATCTGAAAGGCATGGATTTCTCAAAAGCAGATCAGGCAGCTGAAGATGTGATTGCATTGATGTTTCAGGATGCCGATCAGGCCAGGAAATCGTCCTCACCCTATTCAGAAGAAAGTCTTTTTGGGGGAGCCACAGCCTTTGGACCGGTCAACTTTATCGATGAAATCACCCGGCCGCTGAATAACCGGCTGATCATTAAAGGCAGATCCGGTAGCGGAAAATCCACTCTCATGAGAAAAGTGGTTAAACATGCTGAAGTGAACGGACTGTCTGTAATGGCATTTCCGTGCGGGCTGGATCCTGACAGCCTCGATATGGTTGTTTTGCCCGACCTCGGCTTCGCGATACTGGATGGGACGGCGCCCCATGTGATCAACCCTTCAAGAGAGGGAGACCAGGTCATTGATATGTTCGAACGCTGTATGGATCCTGAAGTGGAAAAAAGATATGAAAATGAGCTTCAGGAGCTGTCACATGCATACCAGGAGAAAATGAAAGCAGGCACAGCCGCCCTGAAAGCCGTACTGGAATTAGAGAATGAAGTTGACCGGAAGATTGCCGCTTGTGTGGATCAGGCGTCCTTTACGAGTCTTGCAGAAAGCCTGAATAAGAAGATCAGCGGATAAAGGGTAAAACTGGACGTCTGGCGTGGGGTCCCCGTAATCGGGGGCAACACGCTTTTTTTACTGTGAAAGTACACACCAGTGCCGGAAAAAGTCGGCCTGCAGTGCAGTGGAACATCATTTGATTTCCCCCCCTTCATATCATAGCGAAGGTGCTATAATGATAGAGTGCCGAAATAAATATACACTTTATTTATTTTTCGGCTGCAGCAGAAGAGCCGTAACCTGTCTTCATTCAGGGGCAGGGTTCTTCTGTCTGCGGAGAAAAGGTGGGGTAAAATGCAGGCAACCTGGAAATTAAAAGGGATGTTATTCTTTATACATTCGGCAATGACGATTCTCGTAAGTTACCTTCCGGTTTATTTTCAACACCTGGGACTTACGGGATCACAGATTGGAATTCTCTTGGCAGTAGGGCCGCTTGCAGCGATCATGTCCCAGCCGTTCTGGGGATTTATGAGTGATAAATGGCAAACTGTGAAGCGGGTTTTGCTGAGCTGCCTTATCGGAGGATTAATTACCGGCTTTGTCGTCTTTCAGATGACCGCATTTCTGTGGATCATGCTGCTTTTATTTATCTTCTTTGCTTTTATGGCCCCGGCTGGAGGGCTTGGCGACAGCCTCGCCCAAAAAGTATCCCAGCAGCGTGGGGTTTCTTTTGGAAGTATCAGGATGTGGGGGTCCCTCGGTTTTGGTACATCTTCTCTTCTCTCCGGTTTTCTTCTAGCGAGATTCGGGATCGAAAATATTTATTATCTTTATGCTTTTTTACTTATAATAGCTATATTTTTCTGTACCAGGGCGCCGGATAGTGAACCGGCCAGAAAGAAGGCAAGTCTTAAGAGTGCGTTAAAGCTGGGGGCCAATCCTTTACTGGGTTTCTTTCTGCTTATGATTTTTTTTATAAGCCTGACTCACCGGGTGAATGACTCTTTTCTCGGACTTTACATCGTGGAGCTGGGAGGAAGCGAATCCATTATTGGAACGGCATGGTTTATCGGTGTCATAACGGAAGCGGTCGTCTTTGGAATGAGTGCTTACTGGCTGCGCCGTTTTCACCCGCTTACTTTTATCAGCATCGCCGCTTTCATCTATGTGATAAGGTGGCTGCTGATGGTGCTGGCAAACAGCCCGGCAGATGTCCTGTTTATTCAGGTGCTGCACGGTCTCGCTTTTGGACTTTTTTATTTAACGGCCTTCCAGTTTATCGCGCGGCTCGTGCCAGAAGAGCTGGAATCAACGGGCCATCTGCTTTTTATAAGCGTGTTCTTTGGAGTATCCGGAGTGATTGGCTCTCTTGCAGGGGGCGTGATTATTGATTCCTTTGATTTCAGAACCCTGTATCAGGCCATGTTTTATTTTGCGATTGCCGGTTTAGGTGCTTCGTTTATTTACCGCCGTTTTTATTTCCGAAGCGATCAGGGTAAAAAAGAGCTAAAGAAAATAGCAGACGGGTTGGAGCAGTAAAAATGATAAAAAAGCTGATCAAAAACAAAAACAGGGGAACCGAAGTCTCATTCGGTTCCCCTGTTTTAATGAAATTTTATTAGAATTCCTTCGCCGCGTCGGCTGCTTTCTGCACGCCCTGGGCGATGATTTCGTCAGTCTGCTCAGGGAACTGGTTGTGGCCTTCAACAATCACTTTAGTGATGTCTTCGATGCCCCAGAACCCGAGCATGTTGCTCATGTAGTTTACGGCCATTTCGGCTGACTGGGCCGGTCCTTCTGAGTAGACGCCGCCGCGTGCGTTAAGGAGTGCCACTTTTTTGCCGCCAAGGAGACCTTCAGGACCTTCAGCTGTGTAGCGGAACGTCTTGCCTCCCTGTGCAAGGTAGTCCATATACGTGTGGAGTGCAGCTGGTACCGTGAAGTTCCAGAGCGGGAACGCAAAGACGACTTTGTCCGCCTCGAGGAACGGGTTCAGATAGCTTTCCACGAATGCCGCGTCTTTCTCTTCTTCAGCTGTAAGCTCCATGCCCTGGCCTTTTTTGAACATAGCTGTGATTTTATCATTGCCGTAGTAAGGCAGGTTTTCCTCAAAAAGGTCGATTTCCGTGATCTCGTCCTGCGGGTTTGCCTTTTTATAGCTGTCCGCGAAAGACTTGTACAGCTTTACGCTGACTGCCTGCTCGATTGGACGGTTGTTTGCTTTTACGAAAAGTACTTTTGCCATGATGAATACCTCCATGTGATGTAAATGTATAATTTTTGTTGTTGCAACAACCTTTAGTGCTGTTTAAGTCTGCTGCATAAACGAGCGGACGCGAATTACAGCTGCGCCTCTGCATTGGCTTTCATTTTCAGAAGAAGGCGCTCCATTTCCGCCAGTTCCTCGTCGGTAATTCCCTCTGTAACAGCTGCGTTGAACTGCTCTGCGACAGGAATAACCTGTTCACCGAGTTTCCGACCTTCTTCCGTAAGAAAAACCTTAACAGAACGCCTGTCCTCTGTGCAATGAATCCGCCTGACAAACCCTTTCTTCTCCAGGTTGGAGGCCATACGGGCAATATTGGTCTTATCCTTATCAAGGGCTTCGACCAGTTTGTGCTGGGAAAGACCGTTCTGTTCCCACAGCAGCATCATAATCAGATTCTGCTCAGGCGCAAGATTGAAAGGCGCAAGCCTGGCCTTGATCAGGCTCGTCATCACAAGGTCCGCCTTATGAACTTTTATGCTGATATAGTCTTTAAAAGAAAGCATCGGTGCATCATCCCTTGTTTAGTTGCTATGCATACCAAATTAACAACACTAAGTATAACGAGGGGGAACACGAGCTGTCAAGAATCATACGCTAATAGGAAAAAAGAACCAAATTCCTGTGCGGCGGGCCTGTTTACGGAAACAGGCAGGGAACGAAATCGTCTTTTGTCGAAGTAAGAACACATAGAAAAAAAGGAGTCAATCAATGTGACAGAGATGTACACAGACTGGGGCGGCAGGGTCAGGCTTTCCTGGAGGACAGACCATGATTCAGCCTCACAACAGATTACGAGTGTGCACGGGTTCTGTTTTTACAAGGAACGGCTGCTGGTCGTAAAACTCACTCATCGCGGTTGGGATTTTCCAGGGGGTCATGTGGAACAGGATGAGACACCTGAGACAGCCTTCAGGCGAGAAGCAGCTGAAGAAGGCGGTGTAAAGGGAACCTGCAGGCTGCTCGGAGCGGTTGAAGTCGACCACCGGGAAAATGCGAACTGGGAGTCCGGGGGACCATACCCGGAAATCGGCTATCAGCTTTTTTACCGGATGCAGATCACGGAAGTGCTGCCTTTTCGGGCGGCATTCGAGTCGGAACAACGGGCTTTTGTAAGTCCGGCCGAAGCTGCTCGGAGACACCATAACTGGCTTCCTATTTACGACGCTATTCTGGATAAAGCTTTGAATAGAAAATAGCCAATTTTTTGAAACCTTTATCGAGTCTCATCCGTGTATACAGGTAAGGAAAAAACAGCAGGAGGTGAACAGTCAGGTGCAGAAAAAACAGGTATGGATGATCGGGTCCATGGTTCTTTTACTGAGTCTGGCGGCAGCGGGCTATTTTGCAGCCTCAGGAATGACACAGGGGGAAGTCTCGTCGGTTAAAATATCGGAATTCAGCCGCTGGGGAAGCCAGGAAGGAGAACAGATTGCGGTTCTGAAAGACAGCAGCGAGATTGAGCAGATCCTGAGGGCTGTTCAATCGACCGATGAAATAAAAGGTGTGGTTGATTTTGTAGACGGTGATTTTGAAGTGAAGGTAGTCTATGAGACTGACACCACAGAGTTATTTCATCTCTGGATTAACGAAAACACCACCCTCGGAGCAGTCATGAACCCGGATGATTCCCACAAGCTTTTTGCCCTGTCCGAATCTCAGACGGCCGAATTGAAGAAAATCCTCTGGGGGCGGGAGTTCTGACAAGCAAGTGATACATAATCTGCGACCCGGGTCGTAGAAAAAGTCCTTCCCGGCCTCCATGAGGAAAAGCGCCGCACGCGGTACGCTTTTTTCAAGGAGGTTTTTTCAATGATTAAAGGACTGTATGAAGCTCATCTGCCGGTGAGAAACCTTGAAAAGTCACTGGCATTTTACAAGGGACTCGGACTCGAATTCAGCCACTCTGTAGAGGGAAGGCTGGCCTTTTTATGGATTGAGGAAGGGAAAAGCTGGCTCGGACTGTGGGAATGCGGGCAGGCTCGGCTCGACTATCATCCGTCCATCCGGCACGTTGCCTTTGAAGTGACGCTCGAGGATTTAAAGAAAGCGGTGAGCTGGTTGGTGGAACGGGGGCACGAACCTCGGGAAGCATTCGGTTTTGAGCCGGTGGAACCGTTCGTCATGGCCAACCCGGTATGTACTCACGCCAAGATTCACTTTAACGACCCGGACGGCAACAGTCTGGAGCTGATCACCAGCATTCCCAACCCGCGAAAGCGCGAGGGCATGATGTATCTGAGCGATTGGGAGCAGGCAAATCGCGATGTACAGTAAGGTGCTGAAAAATCGTAACGTCCGGTTTTATCTGGCCGGTGCAGGGGTTTCCCGGCTTGGGGACGTAGTGGCCGGCCTCGCTTTTCTGTTTCTTGCATACGAACTGACCGGATCCGGTCTCTATACAACTGGCGTTGCGGTTTCACAGGCGCTGCCCTACCTGTTTTTCGGTCTGATTGGGGGCGTGATCGCAGACCGGATGGATAAAAAACGGCTTCTGATTGCGATGGACGTGATCCGGGTTCCGATCGTTCTCTCGCTCGTGGTGATTTATCAGGTGGATCTACTCGTGTACCCGTACCTGATTGCGGCAAGCTTCGCCCTGCAGACGTGCGGCTGCTTTTTTAACCCTGCCTATCGTGCTGTTCTTCCACTGATCACGAAAGAGGAGGAGCGCACGACGGTAAACAGTCTGTATGATTCGGTTACCCGAGGGGTTCAGGTGGGAGGACCAATCGTCAGCGTCGGTCTGCTCACGCTCGGGGAGACCATCCACTTCTTTACTTTTGATGCAATTACATATGCTGTGAGTGCGGTCCTGATCTACCGGATGACCTGGCGGGAAACAGGTACTTTGGGGGATGAAAAGAAACCCGGTGTGGGGAGAGCAATTCTTGATTTTGCCGATTGGGTAAAAAAGCAGCATCAGATAAGAACGCTGTTTCTCATAACGTTTGTGATGGTCTTTTTCAACACGTGGGTGTGGCAGGTCGGTCTTCTGCTTCTCATGATGGAGACGGTTGGGCGGGCTGAGGAATGGTACAGCCTGCTGATGGGCTGGTTCGGGGCAGGAGTAATCGCGGTGAACCTGCTCATTCCATTCGTCTGGAAGCGGATGAGCCTCGCACTGTATCTCGTGGGATCGGCTGTCTGGGGTGCAGGCATTATAGTAATCGGCCTTGCGCCGGCGCTTCCGGTGTATTTTATTGGGGCGGGCATTGTGGCTTTGGGTCTGCCTGTTGCCGGGCTCGCCCGGGTTTACCTGCTGCAGACACTTGTGCCTGAGGATATGCTTGGCCGCGGCTTTAGTTTTAATGCCGTACTGCTGTACACGTCCAACGTGATTTCCCTGGGAGTTTACGGAGGACTCTCTCTTGTGGTCCCGGCCAATATGCTGTTTCTTGTGAACGGCATGCTGATGACGGCTGTGGCAGGAGGATGGTTGTTTGGGGTGTGGTACAGGGGAAAAGAGGCGTTTAGAAATGAATTGACGGAAAATTTTTTAAAATAAAAACGGGCAAGGATATGCTGAAAGAAGAATAAGAGAGGAGACCTGTCCAATGGTGAAAGCATAACGGTTGTTTCGTAAAAGTGGATTCCCCTTAAATGTTGAACCTGTAAAAACAAGGGGGGAGTATGCCCTTTTGACCCGTTATGAAGCTTTCGCGTATGCAGGTTTTCCTGCGGATACGCAGAGTACCCGTCCGGCGGGGACTCTGTTTTTTCACGGCTTTAATCAGGTGAGGTGTGCAGCTTTCCCAAAAATGGAGGTAAGGTATCGATGCAGAATCACCAATTGACAGATACACTCAATGTACTTTTGGAAGAAATGATGAAAAATGAGCCGATTCCCGGTCTGGCGGTCAGTGTCGTCAAAGACGGTCAGGTCATGATGGCTAAGGGGTTCGGTGTGAAAAACAGGGATAGTCAGGAACCAGTCACAGAACGCTCCCTGTTTCATATGGCCTCTGTGTCAAAAACGTTTGCTGCTCTTGCGGTGGTAAGGTTGG contains:
- a CDS encoding FMN-dependent NADH-azoreductase — encoded protein: MAKVLFVKANNRPIEQAVSVKLYKSFADSYKKANPQDEITEIDLFEENLPYYGNDKITAMFKKGQGMELTAEEEKDAAFVESYLNPFLEADKVVFAFPLWNFTVPAALHTYMDYLAQGGKTFRYTAEGPEGLLGGKKVALLNARGGVYSEGPAQSAEMAVNYMSNMLGFWGIEDITKVIVEGHNQFPEQTDEIIAQGVQKAADAAKEF
- a CDS encoding MFS transporter, producing the protein MQATWKLKGMLFFIHSAMTILVSYLPVYFQHLGLTGSQIGILLAVGPLAAIMSQPFWGFMSDKWQTVKRVLLSCLIGGLITGFVVFQMTAFLWIMLLLFIFFAFMAPAGGLGDSLAQKVSQQRGVSFGSIRMWGSLGFGTSSLLSGFLLARFGIENIYYLYAFLLIIAIFFCTRAPDSEPARKKASLKSALKLGANPLLGFFLLMIFFISLTHRVNDSFLGLYIVELGGSESIIGTAWFIGVITEAVVFGMSAYWLRRFHPLTFISIAAFIYVIRWLLMVLANSPADVLFIQVLHGLAFGLFYLTAFQFIARLVPEELESTGHLLFISVFFGVSGVIGSLAGGVIIDSFDFRTLYQAMFYFAIAGLGASFIYRRFYFRSDQGKKELKKIADGLEQ
- a CDS encoding response regulator transcription factor; this translates as MRKPAILVVDDDSHIRRLMKVYLESSGYTVTEAADGQQALRLLEQERVDLAVVDVMMPYADGYAVTEEIRSWLEIPVILVTAKGESKDKIKGFEAGTDDYLVKPFDPVELVLRVKALLKRYKSETSRIIHAGSLLIDLEQFTATADGKTAELKRKESELLGMLAGSAGKILTRAQLIEKIWGYDYEGDERTVDVHVKRVREKLARIDGPKIETVRGLGYRLEKPDD
- a CDS encoding MarR family winged helix-turn-helix transcriptional regulator — translated: MLSFKDYISIKVHKADLVMTSLIKARLAPFNLAPEQNLIMMLLWEQNGLSQHKLVEALDKDKTNIARMASNLEKKGFVRRIHCTEDRRSVKVFLTEEGRKLGEQVIPVAEQFNAAVTEGITDEELAEMERLLLKMKANAEAQL
- a CDS encoding HAMP domain-containing sensor histidine kinase, whose translation is MIKSSLYGRTVLTFIGTIMVSLIAAYVLTPFLTPQEVVFEEEVVTLAETVTDIISLADEEDITALLAVLENVGINGAVISGEELDYGTNPGLTAEEQEQAAEVAMSGTETMVLPFGITDVSRTVVVPLGEETAVIVHVDYEAEVRQGRRTTLFTLLIVLVTGSTLTLLASRQIVFPIRKLSLAARKMAGGDFSIRLKSRRKDEMGELIDSFNDMAAEVGKIDTMREDFVSNLSHEIQSPLTSIKGFTKAVRDEVIPKEEQTEYLEIVYREADRLSKLSENLLRLASLDSEHHPLEQNTFRLDEQLRRLTVNLEPLWAERNIQINLDLNRMLVTADEELLEHVWINLITNAVKFSSEEGRVDIAGEQKGAEFIILVRDFGEGIPEQDLPYLFDRFYKGTRSPSAQKGGSGLGLAITKRIVDLHGGTIQISSTVNEGTEVEVRLSAPSLTS
- a CDS encoding NUDIX domain-containing protein produces the protein MYTDWGGRVRLSWRTDHDSASQQITSVHGFCFYKERLLVVKLTHRGWDFPGGHVEQDETPETAFRREAAEEGGVKGTCRLLGAVEVDHRENANWESGGPYPEIGYQLFYRMQITEVLPFRAAFESEQRAFVSPAEAARRHHNWLPIYDAILDKALNRK
- a CDS encoding VOC family protein, producing the protein MIKGLYEAHLPVRNLEKSLAFYKGLGLEFSHSVEGRLAFLWIEEGKSWLGLWECGQARLDYHPSIRHVAFEVTLEDLKKAVSWLVERGHEPREAFGFEPVEPFVMANPVCTHAKIHFNDPDGNSLELITSIPNPRKREGMMYLSDWEQANRDVQ
- a CDS encoding MFS transporter, which produces MYSKVLKNRNVRFYLAGAGVSRLGDVVAGLAFLFLAYELTGSGLYTTGVAVSQALPYLFFGLIGGVIADRMDKKRLLIAMDVIRVPIVLSLVVIYQVDLLVYPYLIAASFALQTCGCFFNPAYRAVLPLITKEEERTTVNSLYDSVTRGVQVGGPIVSVGLLTLGETIHFFTFDAITYAVSAVLIYRMTWRETGTLGDEKKPGVGRAILDFADWVKKQHQIRTLFLITFVMVFFNTWVWQVGLLLLMMETVGRAEEWYSLLMGWFGAGVIAVNLLIPFVWKRMSLALYLVGSAVWGAGIIVIGLAPALPVYFIGAGIVALGLPVAGLARVYLLQTLVPEDMLGRGFSFNAVLLYTSNVISLGVYGGLSLVVPANMLFLVNGMLMTAVAGGWLFGVWYRGKEAFRNELTENFLK